Proteins encoded by one window of Mercenaria mercenaria strain notata chromosome 4, MADL_Memer_1, whole genome shotgun sequence:
- the LOC123551671 gene encoding interferon-inducible GTPase 5-like isoform X2: protein MDQEELSEEHANAIKTAFKIGGLRKLHEYLDSENNKWKTIPLNIAVTGNSGVGKSCFINAFRNVKRGEELFAEEDVVETTKEPTPYQHPQHPNFVFWDLPGVGTGAFPKMEYLKKVKFEKYDFFLILSSQRFTENDHWLAKEVTKAKKRFFFVRTQIDVDVMKRNDLKETEVVEKVRDDCLKKLKADGFCEVESKLFLINNKKSTTYDFDKLTTRLIETFPAEKREALVLSLTVLTKDVIKAKQTALQKRIFLYAIASAAGAAVPVPGIGVAVDIGILFGAATDFKKQFGLDDQTMENNALALDTTVELLKKKLELKSFIISASVKSVTGLCASVAISKGTENVVKFAVPILGSVIAAGLSYAVCVGCLTSLLRAISEDAHTLNEQMMEMLSQSPSISDAFE from the coding sequence ATGGACCAAGAGGAGCTATCAGAGGAACACGCGAACGCTATAAAAACGGCATTTAAAATAGGAGGTCTACGTAAGTTGCATGAATACTTGGACTCGGAGAATAACAAGTGGAAAACTATACCATTGAATATTGCTGTTACTGGCAATTCTGGTGTTGGGAAATCGTGTTTTATCAATGCGTTTCGTAATGTAAAGAGGGGCGAAGAATTGTTTGCAGAGGAAGATGTCGTAGAAACAACAAAAGAGCCAACACCATATCAACATCCTCAGCATCCGAATTTTGTCTTCTGGGACCTGCCTGGGGTTGGAACTGGAGCATTTCCGAAAATGGAGTACTTGAAAAAGGTGAAATTCGAAAAGTATGACTTTTTTCTTATTCTGTCATCGCAACGATTTACAGAAAACGATCATTGGTTAGCTAAAGAGGTTACCAAAGCTAAgaaaagatttttctttgttCGCACGCAGATTGATGTAGACgtaatgaaaagaaatgatttaaaagaaacaGAAGTCGTAGAAAAGGTTCGTGATGactgtttaaagaaattgaaagCAGATGGATTCTGTGAGGTAGAAAGCAAACTTTTCTTGATAAACAATAAAAAGTCAACCACCTACGACTTCGATAAGCTAACAACAAGGTTAATCGAAACTTTTCCGGCAGAAAAACGTGAGGCTCTTGTCCTCTCTTTAACTGTTTTGACAAAAGATGtcataaaagcaaaacaaacagctttacagaaaagaatatttttgtaTGCAATCGCATCGGCCGCTGGTGCTGCTGTTCCTGTTCCGGGTATTGGTGTCGCTGTTGACATTGGGATTCTTTTCGGAGCAGCTACAGACTTCAAGAAACAATTTGGCTTAGACGATCAGACAATGGAAAACAACGCACTAGCGCTGGATACAACAGTCGAACTACTAAAGAAAAAACTAGAACTTAAAAGTTTCATAATTTCAGCATCTGTAAAAAGTGTTACTGGACTCTGTGCATCAGTTGCTATTTCCAAAGGTACTGAAAATGTGGTGAAATTTGCTGTCCCTATACTTGGCAGTGTAATAGCTGCAGGCCTTTCCTATGCTGTCTGTGTCGGATGCCTGACTAGTCTTCTAAGGGCTATTTCTGAAGACGCACACACATTAAACGAGCAGATGATGGAAATGCTGTCACAATCACCATCAATTTCTGATGCATTTGAATGA
- the LOC123551671 gene encoding interferon-inducible GTPase 5-like isoform X1, with translation MKANMDQEELSEEHANAIKTAFKIGGLRKLHEYLDSENNKWKTIPLNIAVTGNSGVGKSCFINAFRNVKRGEELFAEEDVVETTKEPTPYQHPQHPNFVFWDLPGVGTGAFPKMEYLKKVKFEKYDFFLILSSQRFTENDHWLAKEVTKAKKRFFFVRTQIDVDVMKRNDLKETEVVEKVRDDCLKKLKADGFCEVESKLFLINNKKSTTYDFDKLTTRLIETFPAEKREALVLSLTVLTKDVIKAKQTALQKRIFLYAIASAAGAAVPVPGIGVAVDIGILFGAATDFKKQFGLDDQTMENNALALDTTVELLKKKLELKSFIISASVKSVTGLCASVAISKGTENVVKFAVPILGSVIAAGLSYAVCVGCLTSLLRAISEDAHTLNEQMMEMLSQSPSISDAFE, from the exons ATGAAAGCG aaTATGGACCAAGAGGAGCTATCAGAGGAACACGCGAACGCTATAAAAACGGCATTTAAAATAGGAGGTCTACGTAAGTTGCATGAATACTTGGACTCGGAGAATAACAAGTGGAAAACTATACCATTGAATATTGCTGTTACTGGCAATTCTGGTGTTGGGAAATCGTGTTTTATCAATGCGTTTCGTAATGTAAAGAGGGGCGAAGAATTGTTTGCAGAGGAAGATGTCGTAGAAACAACAAAAGAGCCAACACCATATCAACATCCTCAGCATCCGAATTTTGTCTTCTGGGACCTGCCTGGGGTTGGAACTGGAGCATTTCCGAAAATGGAGTACTTGAAAAAGGTGAAATTCGAAAAGTATGACTTTTTTCTTATTCTGTCATCGCAACGATTTACAGAAAACGATCATTGGTTAGCTAAAGAGGTTACCAAAGCTAAgaaaagatttttctttgttCGCACGCAGATTGATGTAGACgtaatgaaaagaaatgatttaaaagaaacaGAAGTCGTAGAAAAGGTTCGTGATGactgtttaaagaaattgaaagCAGATGGATTCTGTGAGGTAGAAAGCAAACTTTTCTTGATAAACAATAAAAAGTCAACCACCTACGACTTCGATAAGCTAACAACAAGGTTAATCGAAACTTTTCCGGCAGAAAAACGTGAGGCTCTTGTCCTCTCTTTAACTGTTTTGACAAAAGATGtcataaaagcaaaacaaacagctttacagaaaagaatatttttgtaTGCAATCGCATCGGCCGCTGGTGCTGCTGTTCCTGTTCCGGGTATTGGTGTCGCTGTTGACATTGGGATTCTTTTCGGAGCAGCTACAGACTTCAAGAAACAATTTGGCTTAGACGATCAGACAATGGAAAACAACGCACTAGCGCTGGATACAACAGTCGAACTACTAAAGAAAAAACTAGAACTTAAAAGTTTCATAATTTCAGCATCTGTAAAAAGTGTTACTGGACTCTGTGCATCAGTTGCTATTTCCAAAGGTACTGAAAATGTGGTGAAATTTGCTGTCCCTATACTTGGCAGTGTAATAGCTGCAGGCCTTTCCTATGCTGTCTGTGTCGGATGCCTGACTAGTCTTCTAAGGGCTATTTCTGAAGACGCACACACATTAAACGAGCAGATGATGGAAATGCTGTCACAATCACCATCAATTTCTGATGCATTTGAATGA